One part of the Merismopedia glauca CCAP 1448/3 genome encodes these proteins:
- a CDS encoding ATP-grasp domain-containing protein, with protein MPRVNPENFDLILLEETVWVLVGEIDLPSYDFSLSQFFACRHPWHRSEQITAIGRFGATTNYDEIYHQLAADGIFLIHSPEQHLLASELPRWYPLLEGLTPKSLWFSEPPDIAILEQAIGLPFFLKGSRQTSRHKAALSIIRSVEDYYRAVEIYQEDPILKWQDLVCREFIQLRPVPSEPTEKIPASFEFRSFWWRGQCVGMGQYWSTSYHWNREEEKAALAIAQTAALRLNLPFVVIDVAQTISGQWIVIECNDAQESGYSAISPFGLWQNLIEEERKFAELHRDV; from the coding sequence AATTTTGATCTGATTCTCCTGGAAGAAACGGTTTGGGTTTTAGTTGGAGAAATTGATTTACCAAGCTACGATTTTTCCCTTTCTCAGTTTTTTGCTTGTCGCCATCCTTGGCACCGCTCTGAGCAGATTACAGCTATCGGGCGATTTGGAGCAACAACCAATTACGATGAGATTTATCACCAACTGGCAGCAGATGGAATCTTTCTGATTCACTCACCAGAACAGCATCTTCTAGCCAGCGAGTTGCCGCGTTGGTATCCCTTGCTTGAAGGTTTAACACCCAAGAGTCTTTGGTTTTCAGAGCCTCCTGATATTGCTATCCTCGAACAGGCCATCGGGCTACCTTTTTTTCTCAAAGGTAGTCGTCAAACTAGTCGTCATAAAGCTGCACTTTCAATCATTCGTTCGGTTGAGGATTACTATCGCGCTGTTGAAATTTACCAGGAAGACCCAATTTTGAAGTGGCAAGACCTTGTTTGCCGTGAGTTTATCCAACTGCGCCCTGTCCCATCAGAACCCACTGAAAAAATCCCTGCATCATTTGAATTTCGTTCGTTCTGGTGGAGAGGTCAGTGTGTTGGCATGGGGCAATACTGGTCAACCTCCTATCATTGGAACCGAGAAGAGGAAAAGGCAGCCCTTGCGATCGCTCAAACAGCAGCCTTGCGGCTCAATTTACCATTTGTAGTGATTGACGTTGCTCAAACCATCTCAGGGCAGTGGATTGTGATTGAATGTAATGATGCTCAAGAGAGCGGATATTCTGCAATTTCTCCTTTTGGATTGTGGCAAAATCTGATTGAGGAAGAGCGAAAATTTGCAGAGTTGCACCGCGATGTCTAA